The genomic region TGAAAAAATTAAAGAATGGGGCATTACCAAAGTAGAAGATGGAAATGATGGCACTCAAGGATATACCATGGACGAATATTTAGCCTTGCTAGAAAAAAATAATATTGAAATTGTAAGTGCGAGTGCTCCTTTTGAAGAATTGGAAAACTCTGTAGAAACAGTTATTGAGCGTACCAAAACCTATGGAGCAAAATACGTTGTTTGTTTTTGGATTCCTCATAAAGACACTATTTTCACCATTAAAGAAACCAAAAAAGCACTTAAGGTTTTTAATGAAGCTGGTGAAAAATTAAAAGAAGAAGGTATTACGCTTGCTTATCATCCTCACGGGTATGAATTTCGCCCGTATAACGGAGAGACACTAATGGATTATATGATTAAAAATGCAACCGATTTTGAATTTGAAATGGATGTATATTGGTTCGCCCATCCCGGTGAAGATCCTGTAGAATGGCTAAAACGTTATCCAAACCGTTTTAAGCTTATGCATTTAAAGGATTGTGAAAAAGGTGTAGAAGGCAATCAAAACGGACAATCGGATGTAGAAACCAATGTGGTTTTAGGAACTGGACAAATAGATATCGCTGAAATTGTTGCTGAAGCTAAAAAACTAGGATTGGAATATCTATTTATTGAAGATGAATCCTCAAAGTCTGAACAACAGATTCCTGAAAGTCTGGAATATTTAAAAAGTTTATAAAAAGAATACTATTTCAAATTCTTGGAAATATAAAAGGCGCTGTAAAAACAGCGCCTTTTAAATATCTATTAGTGGAATTCTATTGTTC from Galbibacter sp. BG1 harbors:
- a CDS encoding sugar phosphate isomerase/epimerase family protein: MKKLPNLSFIVIILFSISMSAQQIGLQLYSLRNEFKEDVPGTFEKIKEWGITKVEDGNDGTQGYTMDEYLALLEKNNIEIVSASAPFEELENSVETVIERTKTYGAKYVVCFWIPHKDTIFTIKETKKALKVFNEAGEKLKEEGITLAYHPHGYEFRPYNGETLMDYMIKNATDFEFEMDVYWFAHPGEDPVEWLKRYPNRFKLMHLKDCEKGVEGNQNGQSDVETNVVLGTGQIDIAEIVAEAKKLGLEYLFIEDESSKSEQQIPESLEYLKSL